gggttgtaaggggttgaaagaggggatggaaaattgtatggaagtatcgtcttcttttacagttagaagcttgaaacttatttttgaggctgctaatttgatataaagaaattaatattcaatatttgaaaaaagtttactcttaagggtgctaaataacaattagggatgaaattttgtttgggaatattttagattttgttgaatgttttgttcaatatgttttgctgttatcgttacaaatatttagtttagagcccgagaaaggataaagactactttacaacgcgaaaaaggtttgtaaggggttgaaagttagggtggaaatttgtatgaaagtatcgtcatttatacagttagaagcttgaaacttatttttgtggttgctaattctatataaataaataagaaattaaatttttgtaaaaattttgcccccaagggtgctaaataacaataggggatgaaattttggtaggcaatatgtaaggttttggtgaatgttttgtttaatatgttttgatgttacccttaccaatatttagtctagagcctgaggaagtaCAAAGcttactttttaacgcgaaaaagggttataagaggctgaaagtgagggtggaaatttgtatggaagtatcgtcatttttacagttagaagctctaaacttattttttaggctgctgatttgatataaataaatatgacatttgaaatttgtaaaagttttaccctcaaggttgcaatgtaacaaaacggaataggggatgaaagtttgtatgggaagatgtttatgtgaatattttgtaagtttaatattttttggcattttttataagtttaagtaaaaaaaacaacaacaacataattctcgacccgtaacccagaggggtaggcagagacccaggacctacatttggcgcggtccgggcacacctctttctatgttcttctacatacatcaaagcatagcacgttggttaaataaaataattagctcaaaaaaaaatgctacccaaaatagtatttcacgcggacgaagtcgcgggcacagctagtatctaatatataaaattctcgtgtcacagttttcgttcccgtactcctccgaaacggcttgaccgattctcatgaaattttgtgagcatattcagtaggtctgagaatcggccaacatctatttatcattttttttttaactgcgcgcggacgtagtcgcgagcgacagctaataGAATATAAGTACATCTTTCCCGCTACGTTTCTTCTATCTACCCGTAATGATATCctcattttaaatgattaagaACAATGGTagcaacaataaaataatgaaaatttaccAACTTTGTTAGAGAACATACCAGTCTCGAAGATATGCCCGACTAATAAGTAGATCTTTTTAAGAAGATGTAGGGCGTGTTTTGAGGctgatgataaataatttgaacatttattgtaataaaaaatgttatttccctattaaactaaactagttcaagatttttcattattttattaattttacttacttttgttGACTTTGGTATAAGTGGCGTTACTATCTGTCTCGCTTACTCATGACAAACCTGTCCACTATCTCTCCATCACTTTCATCATTTTGCCGTAAAATTAAGAACTTACCAGGAGGTTGtgggaataaaaaacatttgaactGAGTAAAACGGGTTAGCAAAAATCGTGTTACTtgaggtttttatttttttactctttttttttagtatgaaagtaataaatattgtaccaTTTTACAATCCTGATTAAATGTGCGAACTTTTAATGGCACAGATTACAGTTCCAAAGTTTAAATGaacgaaaataataaaaaaacaacaacaataacCGAAAAATGGTTACAGTTTGACCGAATTTATAGGTTTTTCTTAAATACTCATAATTTTCAAACTGCATgggatagattttttttctgattttCTCATGATGGTTACAATCAATACTGTCACCACATTTCAGCTTGACGTCGAGTTCTGGGACACCCtgtataattacaatattatctttggattaaaaattaatgtaaattatcattttagtTTCCTGTCCGTTGATAAACTAAAGATATAGATAACTATATAGATAAATGTGTAATTAGTCTATGAATCTTTGTATTCCGTTATTCCTGGCTCGTACGTCGCTCCAACATGAAGTTTGCATTCGCTTTACTCGCCCTCGTTGTCGCTGTTCaggtaaatacatatatattttcacataaaCTCATACaatcatatatatatttgattttatatcataGTGGCTTTCATAAGATTAAACGTAGATGTGTTTCAAAATATCTTGGAGGTTCGGAACATCGTACGAATCGTTCCGCAGAACACAATGTTAGGTGTAGAAGCGTATGGGGATGCGGAGGACGGGCGTAGTGGGTAGACGACTTCGAGCCGCCAATATAGTTGAAAATACAAAGGAGGAAGAAGACTGAAAAAGTATGAccacataatattttaatttacgtgCCGgcgacctaattttagtccccaccttttcttataatatattcttatataaggagaaatatcctatttctgtgcgtctcctcttctgtcgattaaaggtcgGCAATGCATCTACATTTGCAGATGTGGAGgactatgggcagcggtcggcTATTTCGGGGATTTCGGATGGCCGCACcgtcatttgccaccttataatatattaaaaaaatagacctaaataaaaatgacgtaTGAGAACCTCAAAATGATCTTCAAAAAGTTGGCGATGGCATATCGTTATCTTTTACACACTTTGTTCACAAGACAAAATAAGTCTTCGGAAACGGGCGGTTTTAGTcgacttacgcaatacaatgtcGTAGAGTGTCGCGCGTCACCGatatttctatctgtcatcgccaaagagtcgctcgcaacctgtTTATTAAGATCGTCGTGAAAAAATcactgcaattttcaagatggcagAGCAAATCAGTTGATGACTGTAGTCGCTATTTCAGTACTCTGACCGAATAGACGTTTTACGTCGGCGATTCAACGTTATTGCTTTAgaaaaaggaattaaaatcGTTTATTACGAGTATTTGCGATGTTATTTTTTCCGGCCGGGCACGTCCTTCGTTTACCACGGTTTTTATGGGACGGGACGTCACCGGTAGGGTACTACTGATATGACAGAAAAGAGTTAAGACGTATACTTTGCAACCTTGGCGACGCCAGGGCTGGTTTAGTCAATGAATCAATACGAAAGAAAATATGTACGGTAGTGGAATTCTATGGTGTAATTGATAGTTGCACATACgagatttataaaatcaatactttcttagtattaaaaattatgcgATAAATATAAGTACAGTATGATAGTTTTATCTCAGTAATCCAATACATGAATCCAAATTCATCGCTGTAGCGTAAGTTAAATGCTGCCTAAATTAGGATCTTGTTATGTAATCTTGTAGACTCATTGCAATATATAAAGATTAGCAGCGCTAAGTTCTGAGAATTAACTTAAGTCATGGTCAATTAAAGTAGCAAAtggtacttaattttattgaaagacgaagaaatatttatgttaatcgGATTCATTTAAACATTGCAATCGATACCTATCGCTAGGCTATTCAATATCAGATAATACTTAGGTCTTATTAGCTGTTCCACTTGTAAGAGTTGCACATTTAGACgtttaatacaaaaagatagAGAGATACTAAAGAAGTGTGTAGTTTCGCGGGCGATAGATATTTCGAAGAATTTAAAGAAACTGATATACGATTTAGTAAAGTTTTATCATGATACTTATATAATCAATTTATGTGGACATTAGTTCTAatcattaattaagtaatgaatcatgtcaaaaataacaaagcgaTGATAATcgtctaaattaaaaatatgtcttaCGTTTGTCGTCACTAAGTTAtctaatcaaaattaattcattaaaatgataaaagatTATTGAttacagattaaatattataactagaTGTAATAGACATTTTTACCACAAACTAACTTTGaagtgaatatttaatatgaagtACAAAGTTtgatgaaattgttttatgtttaattttacaggGCCGCAGCACCGCCTTGGACGGTGAGTGTAATTACCACTTATTTACTTAGTTTCGTCCGTTCTAACTTAACctacctttttatttattactaaagtaACTTTAgagttttgttttctttttaacattaaatatgacAGTAATAGTTGTTCgctattaaattgaaattaatattgacgCTATCAGTTTCCACATTAACAACagtaacaatattgttttttgtataataccAATTAAAATCAAGGATTTCTGGTTCAGCTTGGTATATCGAACGACACATTAGTAGTCCGAACGGCATACAATATActcatttaaaactattagCCCCCATCACCGCTGTGTCGACGGCGGAGAATCCATGGGTGGTGCACCTCCGCATTGCCACTACCTTCGGCGCCGGTCTGCTCGACAGTTGCGTCGGCTCGCTCATCAACGACCGCTGGGTGCTCACTTCCGGCAGCTGCGTACAGAAGTAAGTTTAGACCAGCCAAAGTGTGATTTATAGGCGTTGCAGCGCCTGCACGCCTGAGccatgaaaaatgaaaaacactAAGTCTTCATTTACTGAAATCAATGCATATATCACTGGCGATGCGGAATTACTGAATGGCCACAACTTGTTTATATTGCGGAGGGTAGTAgccattaatttttatagtattaagtcccattttgatttttgatgttacatttttgtgtgTTTTTGTTACCTCAGTCAAATGTGACACCAAAAAGATATTTACCGATAAACTTGTATGTCTTTGAATTCCCAATTTTGAGTTAAATGTTAagattaattatgtatattgtgGTTTAGCCTTCGTTTTGCTTGGATTCGCTATGGCGCCGTTAACGTGATCAACCCTGAGCTGGTGACAGAAACATCCTCTTCTCGGTTCAACAACAGAGTTGGTCTGATCGCCATCAACCGCGCCATCGAATTTACCCGTAAGTATAGTCACCAAACTCGTATAAAACACCTTTAATCCGCGAAATAACATGTTCTATGATAAATTGTCTTGTTTGTGAAAAGATACGACCAACGGGTatgtactaaattatttacctGGCACCATAGACATTAGATACAGCCAGATTAGTTGCTAAATTATccattttgtacatttatgcCTTTTTCAGGCGGTGCGTTACAAATTACTTcgttaataagtaatttgttataaattacttattattaagatGATTTCTTTAATGTAGAGGAAACTCTTCTATTTagaatatatgaaattatgtGGATTATCAGCTACGTTTGTTGACGTTAATGCATAATTTACAGCAACGATCAGCGCCGTGGAGCTTGCGGCGGCCAGTGACGAGCTTCCGGAGTCAGGCACACTCTGCGGATACGGCGCGCAGGAAGACGGCTGTAAGTCCACTCATCATTTTGTTGAATCGTACTTTCTAACAAGCTAGTGGTGACTTTGTTCAAATAATTAGACTAATAGTCACACCTTTTAATTTTCTAGAGtgttcttaatattaaatgcactaaaactatttaaaacacTTGTAAAGTAAAGTTAAAGTAGTTTCTCGGTAATTTCTAGAAATGTTTCTTGGACAACATACGTTTAAGATACTTTATAGTAAATTCTGTCATTATTAATTGCAGCTCCCGGTGAAACATTGAGGTGCATCGAGTTTACTCTATCCGGTCAGGAGAACGACGTATTCGAGGGCACCAGTGAAGGAGAGACTTCGGAAGTGGGTTACATCAGCTATTACtttttccttaaaaatataacagagCTATGACaataatactgttttttttaacagttcGACATTGGTGCTCCACTGGTGAGCAACGGCAAGCAGATCGGTGTCCTCGTCCGTCCCGCTGAGAACGGTTCCGCTGCTTGTAAGTATAAACAAAACTAACTATGTTACATCATTAGGAGGACCTGGGTTTGGCAAGGATGCAGTATGGCATGTTTTCTGGAGATCGGAACGCTTATGTCATAAGAAGTCATACCATTTCATGGTTTTTGCAGTATAAAAAGACTAGAGTACAAAGGTCTTTTTTCACTCCATTCcagtatattgtaaaaattgtataagcCATCCGTTCTACGATGAAGTGAAAagtaaaaaccttttttatttcacagtgTTCGCGAGCGTTGGTTCGTACAAAGTCTGGATCGACTTCGAGACTCAATCCCCCTTCTAAATTAGATGAAGTGATAACTTGAATATTCCTGTTGCATAATGCCATCAAGGATAATAAATGTTCACTTTATATgctaatataatatgaaattgttaaatgttATCTTATTTACGAcctttaattttcaattgcCATGAAAAAATTGTTCTCCACCATTTAACAATTTGATTGTGCTTTTGAGTAAATAACTTCTTCAGTGATGCCATGAAAGCATGAGCCTAAGTTATTAGGCCACTCTACAAAATTTCCGATAAGCTAAGATGGTACcgtctataaaaaaatgttgaactAAATTTTAGGCTACTATGGCGCTGTGACTTTTACCGTATATCAATTAAAaccagtattaaaaaaagacaggCATCAATGACTCTCATGGCCTCAATTGAGGTTCCGAACTAAGTAACTTGAGTTTTACTTCGTTAAAACTTAGTTCAAGTTCAAGCCATAAAGATGACGGACATGTTTGACTTTTGAGCCTAGAATTGACAAGTTAAGATTACTTCGTGACGTGGTCGATAAATGAGGCCACAAATAAAGCGATTTAAACCTAAAAGCCACTGCTTTGAAATCGATTGTAAGCGatttaacaaatgaaataattaaacactatctttttattttaccgcAACTTTAGCACcgtttatcaattaaatatacttttaatttctatacTTTTCGACAAATGAGaagaataaaatcaatttcagAAGCATTTTAATTACAGAGTCATCTATCGGCGGCAAGAGAACTACTAATTGGCTCCAAAATTATTGAATCATTCGTTTCATACACAGAAACTCAACAATAGTTGTACTTATAGTAAACAGTACTGAGTCATTaggtaatgaaaaaataactcGAAACTTCAGCACTCCGGCACAAATTGGTCCAACTATAGTTGTATTTAACGACGTCAAAAAGTCAGCGTCGCTTTCAACGAAAGTTATAACATcgtataatttatgtaacatcATAAAAGCCGGTCCACACGACTCGAGGAGAGCTCGGCAAATTTACGCAAGCCGCGTCATCTGAATGAGCCATTAAATTAATGGATGGCTCGTATTGAAGCCACTCGATATAAAACTTAACGCCACAGATTATATTTAACGCATATACGAGGTTacgaaattgtaaattattaataagctctcacattttaattgattggAAAGGAAAGCCAGTCGccattttctatatatattttgtgatttaattaagctaaaatttataaagatttagaTCTCTTCTTACCAAATTCGGCCACACACGATTCGTCCTTGtaagattacataaaaatgttctagaaaaattttaataatctctATAGGAAATGactggttttaaaatattgatgtcgaattattttaaatgtgaacaacatgaaattctaaaattattttcactaaaAACAAGGCGATGCGATCTTTGAGTGAGTGAGTGATCTTTGAGGTGATGTGATAGGAGTGACTGTGAGTGATAGGATTAGAAATAGTGCTTTAAGGTAAGAATGTAATGTTGTTGACAAAAGTATGCCATAgatggtttggacatgttgaAAAGatgattattgaaatttatggCGCGAAAGTGATCGGTCGAGGACGTCCCAGATGGATTTATACTGTCCAGATTAAGTAACCGACATCTATGTagatgaatgtagaagaagcgagagaTGTGTGTCATAACCGCGTCAAATGGAAGGTCCTtagtctctgcctaccctttTGGATTGGCTCGTGAGTGATCTTGTTGTTGTAAAAACAGGGTGTTACGAATAATTTGAGGTATGTTATAAACATTAGAGCTACTCAAAGAGTTGATAATCGTCAGTGTGAGTGCCAATAACTAAGATATCCGTAGGTCCGGTTGTCTGCAGAATCGCGGTCACTGTGCCAACGATTTCAGGTTCTCCGACAAGTTGACTCGTATGACGGCTTAAGTAATCCATTGCGTCACATATCGCAATAGACAAATCTATAGTGAACTATGAATGAAACGAAAACTTACTAATGTGTAatacaaatgcgaaagttttgaGGGATGTTTGTTTCCTTGTAATAGGGGAACCACTTAATGGATCAAAAAggaatttggcacagaaaTATAATGTAGTCTGGGAGAAAGCATGGGCTTTCTTAAGCATCAGCGAGGATGTAGCCGCACCctaatttattaataggtAAGTGAACaagcataataaaaatgagcggtaatttttaatttatgcaaaTTCATGGTTGTAAGTTATCTCGATGAAAGTATTGTTTTTCGCGATGTTTTCGCAATATGGTGTTGGACGATGTCGTCAGTCAGTAAAGTTTGATGGCGGCGCAATCCTGAGACGGTGACTGGTGACATGTTGCGTACATGTTTACTTTAAAGTAAGTTTAGTTTCACATAATATGTGTATGTGTTACAAATACAACTATTTCATAGTCTAAAAGTAATTGGCCGAATTAGATATTGTTTTCGAAAgcctttttttaactaaatggCGATAAGGAAAGTGTTCACAAATACTATACGAAGGCctgtacattatttatttggtagCTCTAAAACTCTAAAAGAACAAAGGGTCTATCACGAATATATGTGATAGGCATTTACGTAAgctcaacaacaaaaatatgtgaaaatttgtatgagatttatCGTTGTACTTTACACCCAGGTAGGGGTGTGGTGGAATCtattataatactaaattTGTTAATGACATTACGAAAACGTTGTCACGAATCTCCGTGCTGGTCCCTATTAGgcgttattttttacttcagacagtcaatctttaaaaattaactactgAAAATGTAAGCCCAGACAAGTTATCAAGAGTCCTGAGACAATAAACGTGTGTTGAATAATTCATGTGATCAAATGAACTTCAAGACGAtttctatatttgttttaagagcTTAAAGTCATTAgagaatgtttaaataaacgaTCTAACGAGATAGAGGCGGTGaggggagggggggggggagaGCACAAATATTGCGAATGTGCCGAGATAGAGGAATTACAAATGTGTAATGAATTGCGAATGAACTAGATGATTCgagaaaattatgtatttaaatgaagataacTTAGATTTAGGCCAAGTGGATGCCATCGGATCTTACAGCATAATACTATAGgtatactagttgtcgcccgctactccgtccgcgcgcagttaaaaaatgggggggggggtttatgaaaaatagatggtggctgattctcagacctactgaatatgctcacaaaatttcatgagaatcggtcaagccgtttcggaggagtacgggaacgaaaactgtgacacgagaattttatatattagatggtACCACAGGTCGGACGTATATATAGGACGTGTTATAGTGAATATATATACAGTTTATGTTAAGGTTGCGTTAAAGAATATCTTCTACTGTAAAATGCGagtgatataaaaatgtgtcGATTGCGGGCCTGGTGTGACTTTCTCTGTTACAGCATCGCTTGCGCTTGCGCGGGCGCACGGCGCGTCGCACCGCCAAACTTggcttattacattttatgaaatgtCTGAGTACGCTCCTGTGtgaacacaatatttttttttcaaaatttcaaacaGCGTAtactaacttaaatattatttaatcatgatttaataaataaaaaaatactttatcaaAGTGAAAAATCAATGGATTTCAGTGAATGAACAATGTTATCAAGATGTTTGGATTTAAACGTTCTTtcgtgaaaattattttactcttGGTATTCGCTATTCAATTTTGCACCTTCGATAGTGTTGTTTTatggtatatttttacttgttcTCTATATGTGTCGTGTGTACTAAGTATACTCACATACGATCATGATTATTGGAGGCTTAAAGGGATATTTTCACCCCCTGCGTGGCCTCTGGTGGGACACATCAGGACTGTTGTTGCCTTCAAGGAACAGGGTGGCATGTGTTTCAAGAGGATCTATGATAAGcataaagataaaaagtttatagGTAAGTAATacttaagataaataaagtcTGGTCTTGTTTCGTAATGACTGCTTCTTAAAATTGttactacaaatattttgttattataaaagagaTAATTTTAACGAAGTTTAGTAaatctgtttaatttttaaccctTACAGGATCATAAGATTTTTAAGACTAAATATGCCAATACAACACTATATTTTAGCTACAATAGCTtagcaaagtttttttttaattcgttcaGAAACACATTTGCTGCTTTGGACAtaggttttattttgacattcagtaaaaaaatatcgattaaataataattgaattattgaTAATGATTTTTGTAGAAGGGAAAAATATTTCCCTCGAGCGTGAAAGTGttaaacgtattttttatttataatttgtattacatttttactaaaatgtcAAAACACTTTAACCGTGTAGTGACGCTAAGTGTGACTCCTAgtgttttgtaatgtttttaaataaaagacaataagGCTGATTAAATAACGATGGATTATCTTACGATCTTTatgtgattaaaaaataatgtggaATATTATCAAATGTTATTCCAGATTATGTGTTATCACACACTAACATAAAGGTTTATCATGTTTACATCGCCGAAACATTACTAAAAACACGTTGTTGTTTCGTGTCATCTCACAAAACTGAAAACAAGtacacaatttgttttaaaagtaagaaTGTTTCTACAATGAGAACCCACGGTTACAGAGAAatgtaatttctttgtttcaaACAACTTggtttattaaagttgttgttgttttgtttatctttGAGTTCATTCGAAAGTTAACAGCCGATGGATAAACTCTCTTTAGgttataaatgtttcaatttatatttaaatgttgctcgcgactccgtccgcgcgggattaaaaaaaacttaataagtagcctatgtgttctttcagagtatgttctacatctgtgccaaatttcatcaagatccgttgagacgttctggagataccttctaacaaacatccatacatccatttaaactttcgtatttataatatatagtaaGATTAAGTTATTTCTTTGTCGGTAATgtttaatcatattaaatgatttattattactgtacATAGTAGTCCaagagttttataaaaaaactttgcaaTCAACGTTAgtggatttaattaatttttggatTCTTGTCAAACAGGTTCACGACAATTCTTGTCAGAGGCTTATTTAaactagttaaattattaaaaaaaaacaataataaataaatgtatttaatatttctttaaaaacaattataaataaatataaaaatattttcagttaaaacatgattaattaatctattaattaacaaagttaaaaaaaatatggaaaattttaatgtattattctGGTTAGTTAAAAGTATGCCAAAGCAAGTTAATTCGTGTATAATACAGTGAACAATacgaaacaatatttttggagCATGTGTAGCAAGAAACACGTTATTTATGTAACCCACTGGTTACTTGTTTACCAGTGAGAAATCAACTGAATGAATTAACGTTCAAAATAATTCGtgagattttaaaatgttagcgAAAGGAGGACGATTTGCACAATTATTCTATTGACCAACGTTTATTGGCTAATTTCCACTTAACAaatcacataaaattataaaaatatgtttacaatagcttttgcccgcgtcTCCGTtagcacggaattaaaaaaaaacttaatatgtgttcttctagattatgttctaacgataaatttcatcaagatctgtttcttcaaacatccatccatccatccaaacattcgcattcataataatagtaagaagtaagattgtaaGAAAAcagattttgtttgtttgttaggGATAATCTCAAATGCTCTGGAAACAATTGTattgcattatttaaaatctctgTTATCGACAGTAGACTtaggttatatattttaggCATGCCGCAATTATGTATGTTCCGTTAACTAGTtttcaagaaataaataattgcctGAGTGTAAATTGCCCAAGAACTCCACTGTCCACACTAGTATAAACGCATGTTGTCATCTCTTACAATCTCTCTAAGGTCTCCActatattatacttattttgacCACAGATTATACAATAGTACACTAGTTTTGACGAAGTAATTTCTCTAAGATTTccactatattatattttatttcaacttttaaaTTCGGTCACCTCTTAGCGGTGTAAATGTTTGTTCTTCGCTCGTTAACTTCATTTGAATAATCCGACATTTCTTTGAGGAGTGATTTCTTTCGTCGAGTCTCTAGCATAATGAATTCGTGACGGGGAATATTTTACGTCACTTAGCCGAGATATTTGAACTTTACACTGTTAGTaatgaaatttacataatattagtaactagcTTCTAGctgtgacttcgtccgcgtgaaatactgtattcgggtagcattttttattgactttggctgattattttaattaaaattataaacattacatcaattttcagctaaatcagttcgaccgatcttgagttatagtgtaactaacacgactttgttttatatatagatagatagattaacAGTCTTAAGAAAGCTTCtcgtaattgtaaaaattaggatacttccatac
Above is a window of Papilio machaon chromosome 20, ilPapMach1.1, whole genome shotgun sequence DNA encoding:
- the LOC106714658 gene encoding chymotrypsin BI, producing MKFAFALLALVVAVQGRSTALDAPITAVSTAENPWVVHLRIATTFGAGLLDSCVGSLINDRWVLTSGSCVQNLRFAWIRYGAVNVINPELVTETSSSRFNNRVGLIAINRAIEFTPTISAVELAAASDELPESGTLCGYGAQEDGSPGETLRCIEFTLSGQENDVFEGTSEGETSEFDIGAPLVSNGKQIGVLVRPAENGSAALFASVGSYKVWIDFETQSPF